One Candidatus Planktophila limnetica DNA segment encodes these proteins:
- a CDS encoding site-specific tyrosine recombinase, giving the protein MNSHQFFDQFLNFQRIERGLSKNSLAAYTRDLERFSTFLSKENIDALSFDETQAEKFISYLHSEKLALSTSNRILSTLRSFYAYLERDHGAYNPMKDVLSRKIPLRLPKALTISQITQLIEATVVSDDIVSLRNKAILELLYSSGARVSEVVGLNLGDVLDMKSEDADVRIIKLRGKGGKERIVPMGSYSVKALDDYLVRVRPSLVSKNAKGKNEALFLNQRGSRISRQSAWQLVVDAANRVGLTEGISPHVFRHSFATHLLDGGADIRVVQELLGHASVTTTQIYTLITIDKIRESYAMAHPRALN; this is encoded by the coding sequence ATGAATTCGCACCAGTTTTTTGATCAGTTCCTGAATTTCCAGCGTATAGAACGCGGATTATCAAAGAACTCATTAGCAGCCTATACCCGAGATCTAGAGCGATTCAGCACATTTTTATCCAAAGAAAATATTGACGCCCTAAGCTTTGATGAAACACAGGCAGAGAAATTCATCTCGTACTTACATTCAGAGAAACTCGCTTTAAGTACATCTAATCGAATTTTATCTACGCTTCGCTCCTTCTACGCATACTTAGAGCGCGATCATGGTGCGTACAACCCAATGAAGGATGTTCTCTCACGAAAGATTCCTTTGCGTTTACCCAAAGCGTTAACGATTTCACAGATTACTCAATTAATTGAAGCCACAGTTGTCTCCGATGACATTGTTAGTTTGAGAAACAAAGCAATTCTTGAACTTCTATACAGTTCTGGAGCTCGAGTGTCCGAGGTAGTTGGGTTAAACCTGGGTGATGTTTTGGATATGAAATCTGAAGATGCGGATGTACGAATAATTAAATTACGGGGCAAAGGCGGCAAAGAACGAATAGTCCCCATGGGTAGCTATTCTGTAAAGGCGCTAGATGATTATTTGGTCAGAGTTCGTCCCTCTCTAGTTTCAAAAAACGCGAAAGGTAAGAATGAAGCGTTATTTCTAAATCAACGAGGTTCCAGAATTTCACGTCAAAGTGCCTGGCAGCTAGTTGTCGATGCTGCCAATCGGGTTGGGTTAACCGAAGGTATTTCTCCGCATGTTTTCAGACATTCATTTGCCACGCATTTATTAGATGGTGGCGCGGACATACGAGTTGTTCAGGAGTTGCTAGGACATGCATCCGTTACTACAACGCAGATATACACGTTGATAACAATCGATAAAATCAGAGAGTCATATGCAATGGCTCATCCGAGAGCGCTTAATTAA
- the ald gene encoding alanine dehydrogenase, giving the protein MIIGVPREIKLQEFRVALTPEGVAEFVKNGHTVFVEKDAGVGSSITEQNYLDAGAQILKTADEVWAQSEMIMKVKEPIEAEYIRMRPGQVLFTYLHLAASKSCTDALVNSKVTSIAYETVEVDGALPLLIPMSEVAGRMAAQVGADVLLKPHGGRGVLLAGVPGVSPGKVVVIGGGIAGLNAAVIASGMGADVVVLDRSAKRLAQIDQVYSGRIKTLMSSTSSIQKSVYEADLVIGAVLIPGAKAPKLVMNSDVSKMKPGSVLVDIAIDQGGCFEDSRATTHENPTYAVHNSIFYCVANMPGAVPVTSTYALTNVTLPFALQIANLGWKEAMKNNPDLAKGLNTHDGKVTYKAVAEAHGYEFAPVF; this is encoded by the coding sequence ATGATTATTGGCGTTCCACGAGAAATAAAGCTCCAAGAATTTCGCGTCGCCCTTACTCCAGAAGGTGTAGCTGAGTTTGTAAAAAACGGTCACACAGTATTTGTTGAGAAGGACGCAGGAGTGGGTTCGAGTATTACTGAACAGAATTACCTTGATGCAGGTGCCCAGATTCTTAAGACGGCAGATGAAGTGTGGGCTCAGTCGGAGATGATTATGAAAGTGAAAGAACCAATCGAAGCCGAATATATTCGAATGCGTCCAGGCCAAGTGCTCTTTACCTATTTACATCTAGCAGCTTCCAAATCTTGTACAGATGCACTTGTTAATTCCAAAGTCACATCCATCGCTTATGAAACTGTTGAAGTAGATGGAGCGCTTCCATTACTTATTCCTATGAGCGAAGTTGCCGGACGTATGGCAGCGCAGGTTGGCGCAGATGTTTTATTAAAACCTCATGGTGGTCGCGGAGTTCTATTGGCCGGTGTTCCTGGAGTATCACCTGGCAAAGTTGTTGTTATCGGAGGCGGAATAGCTGGCCTTAACGCAGCCGTTATCGCTAGCGGAATGGGCGCTGACGTTGTTGTACTTGATCGCTCCGCGAAGAGATTGGCACAGATTGATCAGGTCTATAGCGGACGAATCAAGACGTTGATGTCTAGCACTTCAAGTATTCAAAAATCTGTGTATGAAGCAGATTTAGTTATCGGGGCAGTATTGATTCCGGGGGCGAAGGCACCCAAACTAGTGATGAACTCTGATGTTTCTAAAATGAAGCCTGGTTCCGTATTAGTAGATATCGCAATTGATCAAGGTGGCTGTTTTGAAGATTCAAGAGCAACAACTCATGAGAATCCCACGTATGCAGTCCATAACTCAATTTTCTATTGTGTAGCGAATATGCCGGGAGCTGTGCCGGTCACATCAACGTATGCTTTAACGAATGTAACATTGCCATTTGCTTTGCAAATTGCCAATCTCGGTTGGAAAGAAGCAATGAAAAATAACCCAGATCTAGCTAAAGGTTTAAATACTCATGATGGCAAAGTTACTTATAAAGCCGTAGCCGAGGCACACGGTTATGAATTCGCACCAGTTTTTTGA
- a CDS encoding CTP synthase: MGQPHVTKHLFVTGGVASSLGKGLTASSLGRLLISRGLRVTMQKLDPYLNVDPGTMNPFQHGEVFVTDDGSETDLDIGHYERFLDRNLHGSANVTTGQVYSRVISRERRGEYLGETVQVIPHITNEIKERIRAMAAPDIDVVITEIGGTVGDIESQPFLEAARQIRQEVGRDNVFYLHISLVPYIGPSGELKTKPTQHSVAALRSIGIAPDAVVLRSDRPIPDAIKRKISLMCDVDLEAVVAAVDAPSIYDIPKVLYAEGLDAYVVRRLGLKSHDVKWGDWDALLKIVHNPKHHIKVALVGKYIDLPDAYLSVSEALRAGGFANNAKVELKWIASDDCATPEGAKNALSDVDAICVPGGFGVRGIEGKLGALTYARENKIPTLGLCLGLQCMVIEAARNMAGIKDANSSEFSPDSGTHVIATMEDQKIIVAGDGDMGATMRLGLYKADLLPGSIVAQTYGSKEISERHRHRYEVNNKYREQIEAAGVVFSGIYTKENLVEFVELPAQMHPFYVGTQAHPELRSRPTNPHPLFVGLIAAALAIKNSK; this comes from the coding sequence ATGGGCCAACCTCATGTAACCAAGCATTTGTTTGTCACCGGTGGGGTCGCCTCAAGTCTGGGCAAAGGACTCACAGCCTCAAGTCTCGGAAGATTATTGATTTCGCGTGGTTTGCGCGTAACAATGCAGAAACTAGATCCGTATTTAAACGTTGATCCTGGCACAATGAATCCTTTTCAGCACGGTGAAGTCTTCGTTACAGATGATGGCTCTGAAACAGATTTAGATATTGGTCATTACGAGCGTTTTCTCGATAGAAATCTCCACGGATCTGCCAATGTGACTACCGGTCAGGTTTATTCGCGTGTTATTAGTCGCGAACGTCGTGGAGAGTATTTAGGTGAAACCGTTCAAGTAATTCCTCATATTACAAATGAAATCAAAGAGAGAATTCGCGCAATGGCGGCGCCTGATATCGATGTTGTTATAACTGAAATTGGCGGCACAGTTGGAGATATTGAATCGCAACCATTTTTAGAGGCTGCAAGGCAGATTCGTCAAGAAGTAGGTCGAGATAATGTCTTTTACCTTCACATTTCACTTGTTCCATATATTGGGCCTTCTGGAGAATTAAAAACAAAACCAACTCAACATAGTGTCGCCGCTCTTCGTAGTATTGGTATTGCACCGGATGCGGTTGTGTTGCGCTCTGATCGACCTATTCCCGATGCAATTAAGCGGAAAATTTCGCTGATGTGCGATGTTGATCTCGAAGCAGTAGTTGCAGCCGTTGATGCTCCATCAATTTATGACATTCCTAAGGTGTTATACGCAGAAGGTTTGGATGCCTACGTAGTTCGCAGATTAGGTCTTAAGTCCCACGATGTTAAGTGGGGAGATTGGGATGCACTTCTCAAGATTGTTCATAATCCGAAGCATCACATAAAAGTTGCATTAGTGGGCAAGTACATAGATTTACCAGATGCCTATCTTTCGGTATCTGAAGCACTACGTGCTGGTGGCTTTGCAAATAATGCAAAAGTTGAGTTGAAATGGATTGCAAGTGATGATTGCGCAACACCTGAAGGAGCAAAGAACGCCTTATCTGATGTTGATGCCATCTGTGTTCCTGGTGGATTCGGTGTGCGAGGCATTGAAGGAAAACTTGGTGCATTGACGTATGCGCGCGAAAATAAGATTCCAACCCTTGGTCTTTGTTTAGGACTGCAGTGCATGGTCATAGAAGCTGCTCGTAATATGGCTGGAATAAAAGATGCTAACTCCTCTGAATTTTCACCTGATTCTGGAACCCATGTGATCGCTACGATGGAAGATCAGAAAATAATCGTTGCCGGTGATGGAGATATGGGAGCGACCATGAGATTGGGACTATATAAAGCAGATTTGTTGCCAGGTTCAATTGTTGCTCAGACCTATGGCAGTAAAGAGATTTCAGAGCGACACCGCCATCGTTATGAAGTGAATAATAAATACAGAGAGCAAATCGAGGCTGCCGGTGTGGTTTTCTCAGGCATCTACACCAAAGAAAATCTTGTTGAATTCGTTGAATTGCCAGCGCAGATGCACCCATTTTATGTTGGAACACAGGCACATCCTGAATTGCGTTCAAGACCAACGAATCCACATCCATTATTTGTTGGATTGATCGCAGCAGCACTTGCTATAAAGAACTCCAAATGA
- the recN gene encoding DNA repair protein RecN: MSERTFLEEIHIKNIGVITGAALEFNKGLTVLTGETGAGKTMVLTALNLVLGGKSESTLVRSGEDRLSASALFSIPKTRVSNFEDLGLEVEDGTLAISRNVTKDGKSKAVASGVAVSASTLSEASAHLIEIHGQSSGLSITKGSRQRELLDRFAGETLSKNLLVYQENLNEYTSIKSRINELKKNAATREEALASLELFSKTISKLSPKANEFKSIDDEVSKLSSVEELRVAITFALAALENEDSGAINSLGQAKKSLDNVKAKDSQVEKFSDEFNEAFFILADLMPNLTSYLESLEADPQRLDQLQERKSELSAFVKKWGDLPDLDQSLAALIQRGKTISAQLEDLSGGEERIDALEKELNQIKKNLLTEAKALSKIRNQVALKLADQVSTEMHSLSMPQTNLRIEVASPDYEAALKESDFTAFGCDSVSMFLQTHRDGPLVSLAKGASGGEMSRVMLALEVVIAASNPVGTYIFDEVDAGVGGAAAIEVGRRLHALSKNAQVIVVTHLPQVAAWGDSHYVVEKSIDGTVVSSGVNRVEGDDRVSEIARMLAGLQESSSAKEHASELLEMRLRG; this comes from the coding sequence GTGAGTGAACGAACTTTTTTAGAAGAGATACATATAAAAAATATTGGTGTTATAACTGGCGCAGCACTTGAATTCAACAAAGGTTTGACCGTACTTACCGGTGAAACTGGCGCTGGTAAAACAATGGTCCTTACAGCGCTCAATCTTGTTTTGGGCGGCAAGTCCGAAAGTACTCTGGTCAGAAGTGGTGAAGACAGATTATCGGCTAGCGCTCTTTTTAGTATTCCTAAAACAAGAGTGAGCAATTTTGAAGATCTGGGTTTGGAAGTTGAAGATGGCACCCTAGCAATTTCTAGGAATGTAACTAAAGATGGAAAGAGCAAAGCTGTGGCAAGCGGTGTTGCTGTTAGCGCTAGCACTCTTTCAGAAGCTAGTGCGCACCTCATTGAAATACATGGACAAAGTTCGGGTTTATCCATAACTAAAGGTTCTCGTCAACGAGAGTTATTAGATAGATTTGCTGGTGAAACTTTAAGTAAAAACTTGCTTGTTTACCAAGAGAATTTGAATGAATACACAAGTATTAAATCCCGCATTAATGAACTAAAGAAGAACGCAGCGACCAGGGAAGAAGCCTTGGCATCACTTGAGTTATTTAGTAAAACCATCTCCAAGCTTTCCCCGAAAGCCAACGAGTTCAAATCTATAGATGATGAAGTATCTAAACTTTCATCCGTTGAGGAGTTGAGAGTAGCAATCACTTTTGCTCTAGCAGCGCTAGAAAATGAGGACTCTGGCGCTATTAATTCTTTAGGACAAGCCAAGAAATCATTAGATAACGTTAAAGCTAAGGATTCCCAGGTTGAGAAGTTCTCTGATGAGTTCAACGAAGCATTCTTTATCCTCGCAGATTTAATGCCAAATCTAACTTCGTACTTAGAGTCACTAGAAGCAGATCCGCAGAGGTTAGATCAGTTACAAGAGCGCAAATCTGAATTATCCGCCTTTGTAAAAAAATGGGGCGATTTACCTGACTTAGATCAATCTTTGGCAGCCCTCATTCAAAGAGGCAAGACAATAAGTGCTCAACTAGAGGATTTAAGCGGAGGCGAAGAGCGCATCGACGCTTTAGAAAAAGAGTTAAATCAGATTAAGAAAAATCTTTTAACTGAGGCCAAGGCCCTATCAAAAATTCGCAATCAAGTAGCTTTGAAATTAGCCGATCAGGTTTCAACTGAAATGCATTCTTTATCTATGCCTCAAACAAATCTTCGCATCGAAGTGGCATCACCAGATTATGAAGCAGCGCTTAAAGAGAGTGATTTCACTGCTTTCGGGTGTGATTCGGTAAGTATGTTTTTGCAAACGCATCGTGACGGACCTCTTGTCTCTCTCGCTAAGGGCGCATCAGGTGGTGAAATGTCGCGTGTAATGCTTGCTCTTGAAGTTGTAATTGCTGCTTCAAATCCAGTGGGCACATATATATTTGACGAAGTTGATGCAGGTGTCGGGGGAGCAGCTGCAATTGAAGTAGGTCGCAGATTGCATGCACTTTCAAAAAATGCACAAGTCATTGTTGTTACACACTTGCCTCAAGTAGCTGCTTGGGGTGATTCGCATTATGTAGTTGAGAAAAGTATTGATGGAACAGTTGTATCAAGTGGTGTTAATCGCGTTGAAGGCGATGATCGCGTGAGTGAGATTGCGCGAATGTTGGCCGGTCTTCAGGAATCCTCTAGCGCTAAGGAACACGCGAGCGAATTGCTCGAAATGCGATTAAGAGGATAA
- a CDS encoding NAD kinase yields MSKRSIVMLINSSRTEAQGAAQEITKVLSQAGIEVLSSKDATQSGVEVVLVLGGDGTILRGAEIALDLNVPLLGINLGHVGFMAEVDSFTFQDVAKAIVEKDYVLDQRMLLSFQVKRDNAVIENGWSLNEVSIERKSTTMLELFVQIDQRPLSRWGCDGIICATPTGSTAYAFSAGGPVLWPEVQALVLLPIAAHALFARPMVIAPTSTIIVTIESSDASLSADALRKMDLQKDDQISLTKSDAKVTLAHLKSTIFTDRLVAKFKLPIEGWRGE; encoded by the coding sequence ATGAGTAAACGTTCAATTGTGATGTTGATCAATTCATCACGCACAGAAGCTCAAGGGGCTGCGCAAGAAATCACCAAAGTACTTTCGCAAGCCGGTATTGAAGTTTTATCGTCGAAGGATGCTACTCAATCAGGTGTTGAGGTTGTTCTAGTTCTTGGCGGCGATGGCACAATTTTAAGAGGCGCTGAAATTGCGTTAGATCTCAATGTTCCTTTACTAGGTATAAATCTTGGCCATGTTGGTTTTATGGCAGAAGTAGATTCATTCACTTTTCAAGATGTAGCCAAGGCAATTGTTGAAAAAGATTACGTTCTAGATCAACGTATGCTTTTAAGTTTTCAAGTAAAACGAGATAACGCAGTGATTGAAAACGGATGGTCACTAAACGAAGTGAGTATCGAACGTAAAAGTACAACGATGCTTGAATTATTTGTGCAAATCGATCAACGACCATTATCTAGATGGGGTTGTGATGGAATCATCTGCGCTACTCCTACGGGATCTACGGCATACGCTTTCTCAGCAGGTGGTCCAGTTCTTTGGCCTGAAGTTCAAGCGTTGGTTTTGCTGCCGATCGCAGCTCACGCGTTATTCGCACGTCCTATGGTGATTGCACCAACATCAACAATAATCGTAACTATTGAGTCATCGGATGCATCGTTATCTGCCGATGCTCTGCGAAAAATGGATTTACAGAAAGATGATCAAATCTCATTAACAAAAAGTGATGCCAAAGTTACCCTGGCACACCTTAAATCAACCATCTTCACCGATCGACTCGTAGCTAAATTCAAATTGCCAATTGAAGGTTGGCGCGGTGAGTGA
- a CDS encoding TlyA family RNA methyltransferase encodes MKTRLDAELVRRELARSREAAADLIESRSVLVNGIPATKPATQVDAQTSITLQGDRDDFVSRGGHKLAGALDAFPQIVVEGVRALDAGASTGGFTDVLLRRGAREVVAVDVGYGQLAWELRQDPRVCILDRTNIRHLTGDVVGEPTGLVVADLSFISLTLVLPALSAVSKSDADFLLMVKPQFEVGREKLGAGGVVRDPVLRKSAVMDVATSAYDVGLGTNGVVASPLPGPAGNVEYFLWLKRGAGEISETDLDKAIEIGPQ; translated from the coding sequence ATGAAAACTAGATTAGATGCTGAACTTGTGCGGCGAGAACTCGCTCGTTCACGAGAAGCCGCAGCCGATTTGATTGAATCGCGTAGCGTTTTAGTAAACGGTATTCCAGCAACAAAGCCTGCAACACAGGTTGATGCGCAGACATCTATTACTTTGCAAGGAGACCGAGATGATTTTGTTTCTAGAGGGGGACATAAGTTAGCCGGCGCACTAGATGCATTCCCGCAAATTGTTGTCGAAGGCGTGAGAGCGCTAGATGCTGGCGCTTCAACGGGGGGATTTACAGATGTGTTGCTTCGTAGAGGCGCACGAGAAGTAGTTGCCGTCGATGTTGGTTATGGACAATTAGCATGGGAGCTTCGTCAAGATCCGAGAGTGTGTATTTTAGATAGAACTAACATCCGTCACCTGACAGGCGATGTTGTTGGAGAACCAACGGGATTAGTTGTTGCTGATTTATCCTTTATTTCTCTTACTTTGGTATTACCTGCTCTTTCAGCAGTTTCAAAGTCAGATGCTGATTTCTTACTTATGGTTAAACCGCAATTCGAAGTAGGTCGCGAGAAATTAGGTGCAGGTGGTGTTGTGCGAGATCCTGTTTTGCGTAAATCTGCAGTGATGGATGTTGCAACAAGTGCCTATGACGTTGGCTTAGGCACCAACGGTGTTGTTGCTAGTCCACTTCCTGGGCCAGCCGGAAATGTTGAATACTTCCTCTGGCTTAAAAGAGGTGCAGGTGAAATTTCAGAAACAGATCTTGATAAAGCCATAGAGATTGGGCCCCAATAA
- a CDS encoding single-stranded DNA-binding protein, whose product MATVKKSKNPKNKIEHEEPDYSLNDVMLRGRVSAAALEKTLPSGDKVVEFRLVVSRLELSGVDTLDIGAWSAKARRSALSLKPDEWIEISGSIHRRFWKGPNGLASRWQVEAVEISRI is encoded by the coding sequence GTGGCAACGGTAAAAAAGAGTAAAAACCCGAAGAACAAAATCGAACACGAAGAGCCGGATTACTCGCTCAATGATGTGATGTTGCGTGGAAGAGTTTCGGCTGCAGCGCTAGAAAAAACGCTTCCAAGCGGAGATAAGGTCGTTGAGTTTCGATTGGTTGTCTCTCGCCTTGAATTATCAGGAGTGGACACATTAGATATCGGCGCGTGGAGCGCTAAAGCCCGACGCAGTGCGCTATCTCTTAAACCGGATGAATGGATCGAGATCTCAGGGTCCATTCACAGAAGATTTTGGAAAGGACCTAATGGCTTAGCCAGCCGCTGGCAGGTTGAAGCAGTCGAGATTTCACGAATTTAG